The Peribacillus sp. FSL E2-0218 genome contains a region encoding:
- a CDS encoding ABC transporter ATP-binding protein: MALFTLQDVSVAYNKQNILKDFNLEIEKGKLVSLLGPSGCGKTTTLRLIAGFLQANEGRFLFKDKDYTKVPVNKRNFGFVFQNYALFPHLSIFDNIAFGLRLRKNSKAEIEKKVMNVLEIVNLKGFEKRYPQELSGGQKQRVAIARALVIEPDILLFDEPLSNLDANLRVNMRVEIRRIQQELGITTVYVSHDQEECFSISDQVAIMNKGVIEQLSDPATIYKYPETKFVADFIGFKNFIDFDKRTDHDGKIVLNKSGYSFVLDKDARMANHAGKIGAIRPDDLLIREKDDAAAVQENSVSGRVKVSTYLGRSYQYVVETPIGDFIVNKEMTESYRMGQEIVLEVPRSQMVLVD; this comes from the coding sequence ATGGCGTTATTCACTTTACAAGATGTATCTGTAGCCTATAACAAACAGAATATTTTAAAGGACTTCAACCTGGAGATTGAAAAAGGGAAATTGGTCTCCCTCCTTGGCCCGAGCGGCTGTGGGAAAACGACGACCCTGCGTTTGATCGCCGGCTTTTTACAGGCGAACGAAGGAAGATTCTTATTCAAGGATAAGGATTATACGAAGGTTCCCGTCAACAAGCGGAACTTTGGCTTTGTATTCCAAAACTATGCTTTATTCCCGCATTTGTCGATTTTCGATAATATTGCCTTCGGTCTGCGCCTAAGAAAGAATTCAAAGGCTGAAATTGAAAAAAAAGTAATGAATGTGCTCGAAATCGTAAATTTAAAAGGATTTGAAAAACGATATCCCCAAGAGCTTTCCGGCGGGCAAAAGCAGCGGGTCGCGATTGCGAGGGCGCTGGTGATCGAACCTGATATCCTCTTGTTTGACGAGCCATTGAGCAACCTGGATGCGAACTTAAGGGTGAATATGCGGGTCGAAATTCGCCGCATCCAACAGGAACTGGGGATTACGACGGTTTATGTTTCCCATGATCAGGAAGAATGTTTTTCCATATCCGACCAAGTGGCGATCATGAATAAAGGGGTCATCGAGCAGCTGAGTGATCCTGCGACCATCTACAAATATCCTGAAACCAAATTCGTCGCGGATTTCATCGGCTTCAAGAACTTCATTGACTTCGATAAGCGGACGGATCATGACGGTAAAATTGTTCTGAATAAATCCGGCTACTCCTTCGTATTGGATAAGGATGCCCGGATGGCCAATCATGCCGGGAAAATAGGCGCGATCAGACCGGACGATCTGTTGATCAGGGAAAAGGATGATGCCGCAGCCGTGCAGGAAAATAGTGTATCCGGGCGAGTCAAGGTAAGCACGTATCTTGGAAGAAGCTATCAATACGTCGTTGAAACGCCAATAGGGGATTTCATCGTCAATAAGGAAATGACGGAATCCTACCGGATGGGTCAGGAGATCGTCCTTGAAGTTCCGAGAAGCCAGATGGTGCTTGTCGATTAG
- a CDS encoding ABC transporter permease: MQEKNRGLALFTLLVFLFLLGPLLIISVTSFEGGNILKFPPEEFSLRWYENIFKVDMFLVAFKTSILVSLAGNLLALLLGVPAAYALSRVDFKGKSLINAFFVSPILVPGIVLGFAFLRYIVGTYQLPIHAALFVGHTVIMLPFIIRVISSSLSNFDFSIEEAAESLGASKLGTFFTVVLPNIKSGILAAVMIAFLESFNNVDISVYMTGPGVSTFPIQMLTYVENYFDPTISAISVLLMFITAFFMFMVERLMGLSYFTKR; the protein is encoded by the coding sequence ATGCAGGAAAAAAATCGAGGATTGGCCCTGTTTACTCTCCTGGTGTTTCTCTTTTTACTAGGGCCTTTACTGATCATATCCGTTACGTCATTCGAGGGCGGAAATATTTTGAAGTTCCCGCCAGAAGAGTTTTCTTTAAGATGGTATGAAAATATTTTCAAGGTGGACATGTTTTTAGTCGCATTCAAAACGTCCATTCTTGTTTCGCTTGCCGGCAATCTATTGGCGCTATTACTGGGAGTTCCGGCTGCTTATGCATTAAGCAGAGTTGATTTTAAAGGGAAGTCCCTCATTAATGCGTTTTTCGTTTCGCCGATCTTAGTTCCGGGCATCGTGCTTGGCTTTGCGTTTTTGCGTTATATTGTGGGAACGTATCAGCTTCCGATCCATGCGGCCCTGTTTGTCGGGCATACAGTCATCATGCTGCCGTTCATCATCCGCGTGATTTCCTCAAGCCTGTCAAACTTCGACTTTTCCATCGAAGAAGCGGCCGAGAGTCTTGGGGCAAGTAAGCTGGGGACATTCTTCACGGTCGTCCTCCCGAATATAAAATCAGGAATCCTGGCAGCCGTGATGATTGCCTTTTTGGAATCCTTCAATAATGTGGACATTTCCGTTTATATGACGGGTCCTGGAGTTAGCACGTTCCCGATTCAGATGCTGACGTATGTAGAGAATTATTTCGATCCGACCATTTCGGCCATTTCCGTATTGCTCATGTTCATAACGGCATTCTTCATGTTCATGGTTGAACGGCTGATGGGCTTGTCTTATTTCACAAAACGATAA
- a CDS encoding ABC transporter permease, producing MKKRYLYLLLLPGLLFLTVFMIIPIFLTIGTTFIHDNGFSIQGYLDFFKDRYFIEILLTTLKVSLFTTILCILLGFPAAYYISKLKQRKKAIMLLLTIFPLLTSPVVRSFSWMVIIGKNGVVNKLLMGIGLIDKPLDILYTPTAIIIGLVHLFLPLIIVTLVGVMENIETDLLKAAESLGASRLAVFSKVIIPLSVPGLVIGSILVFVGSFTAYTTPALLGGKQRVISTFLYQNAITLNEWQVASIVATIMIAVTVLIISIMNGLAKKLNPKG from the coding sequence GTGAAAAAACGCTATTTATACCTGCTGCTGTTGCCAGGGTTACTTTTTTTGACGGTTTTCATGATCATTCCCATCTTTTTGACGATAGGGACGACATTCATCCATGACAATGGTTTTTCGATACAAGGATATCTGGATTTTTTCAAAGATCGATACTTTATTGAAATCCTGCTCACGACACTTAAGGTGAGTCTGTTCACGACGATCCTTTGTATTCTCTTAGGTTTTCCAGCAGCCTATTATATTTCGAAACTAAAACAACGAAAAAAAGCGATCATGCTTTTGCTGACGATTTTTCCGCTCCTGACGAGCCCGGTCGTCCGCTCATTCAGCTGGATGGTGATCATCGGTAAAAACGGTGTGGTGAATAAATTGCTTATGGGCATCGGCTTGATCGACAAGCCGCTTGACATATTGTATACGCCGACGGCGATCATCATCGGCTTGGTCCATTTATTCCTGCCTTTGATCATCGTAACGCTGGTAGGCGTAATGGAAAACATCGAGACCGATTTATTGAAGGCGGCGGAGAGCCTTGGAGCTTCACGGCTGGCCGTGTTTTCAAAGGTGATCATCCCGCTTTCCGTTCCAGGCTTGGTCATTGGCAGCATCCTCGTTTTTGTAGGAAGCTTCACGGCGTATACGACGCCAGCCTTATTAGGCGGGAAGCAGCGAGTCATTTCGACATTTCTTTATCAAAATGCCATAACCTTGAATGAGTGGCAGGTGGCATCGATCGTCGCGACGATCATGATTGCCGTAACCGTCCTTATCATCTCGATCATGAATGGTTTGGCAAAAAAATTAAATCCAAAGGGGTAG
- a CDS encoding nucleoside hydrolase, whose product MKKKLILDVDTGIDDAIGIILAVKSRQFDILAITTVNGNVSLDTATLNTCKILDMLGEQDISVIKGADAPLIRPSFFEHRIHGEDGIGGALANVPVTKQPDDGFAADFIINSILNFPEEVTLIMTGPLTNLALAVKKCPQITQLVKEVIFMGGVVQGGGNVTPTSEYNAYVDPEAAKIVLHAGFRSITQVGLDVTRKVLLSEAHIQAIQNQELADYISESTSDYRKRYFERNGVWACAMHDPLAVGVALQKDLVTTKEYYVDIETKSEICDGQMVCDFQDRLMKPANVHVCLDVNAEAFFDLFIRTIHS is encoded by the coding sequence ATGAAGAAAAAACTGATTCTCGATGTGGATACTGGAATAGATGATGCAATCGGGATCATTCTCGCCGTGAAAAGCCGTCAATTCGACATATTGGCGATTACAACCGTAAACGGCAATGTATCACTTGATACGGCCACTCTTAACACGTGCAAGATACTCGATATGCTCGGCGAACAAGACATTTCAGTCATAAAGGGCGCAGATGCCCCCCTCATCAGGCCCTCCTTTTTTGAGCATAGGATCCATGGGGAGGATGGGATAGGGGGCGCCCTCGCGAACGTCCCCGTTACGAAGCAGCCTGATGATGGGTTTGCGGCTGATTTCATCATCAATTCCATTTTGAACTTTCCGGAAGAAGTGACGCTGATCATGACGGGACCGCTTACGAATTTGGCACTTGCGGTGAAGAAATGTCCGCAAATCACCCAGCTGGTGAAGGAAGTCATTTTCATGGGCGGAGTTGTACAAGGGGGCGGCAATGTTACGCCGACCTCTGAATATAACGCATACGTCGATCCGGAAGCAGCCAAAATCGTCCTGCATGCAGGGTTCCGATCGATCACCCAGGTCGGTCTCGATGTCACGAGAAAGGTGCTGCTGAGCGAGGCGCATATCCAAGCAATTCAAAATCAAGAGCTTGCTGACTATATAAGCGAAAGCACATCAGACTATCGGAAAAGGTATTTTGAGCGGAATGGTGTTTGGGCATGCGCCATGCATGATCCATTGGCGGTTGGCGTCGCTTTGCAAAAAGATCTTGTCACGACAAAAGAATATTATGTAGATATAGAAACAAAAAGTGAGATTTGTGATGGACAGATGGTTTGCGACTTTCAGGACCGGCTGATGAAGCCTGCGAATGTGCATGTTTGTCTGGATGTCAATGCAGAAGCGTTTTTCGACCTGTTCATTCGCACCATCCATTCATAA
- a CDS encoding ABC transporter substrate-binding protein → MKKIISLFMMFTVFTLVLAACSSKEEGKEKPAKLVVSTWGFADDFFRPEVYEPFEKEHNVKIVVDSGNNADRLNKVRQANSDVDVIYLSDYYAQQGIDEGLFEKIDAAKVPNMKQIYDQAKAPNGADYGPAYTIAQFGIAYNPDEVNAPISSWKDLWSKDLKGKITIPSITSTTGPMFLDAASKVSGSKEFNEDKAFAQMKKIMPNAVKEYGQTSEFVNMFSQGEIAAGPIMEMYFGDLQEAVPNAKFIAPKEGGYAVMNTVNIVKASDQKELAEEFMNYILSKEVQEKSAKAKIDSPVNTEVKLSEKEAKGLTYGEDVINSLRVLDMKFVNENSKQWIDRWNRELAH, encoded by the coding sequence ATGAAAAAAATAATTAGCTTATTCATGATGTTCACAGTGTTCACACTAGTTTTAGCGGCTTGCTCCTCAAAGGAGGAGGGAAAGGAAAAACCGGCCAAGTTAGTCGTTTCGACTTGGGGATTTGCCGATGATTTCTTCCGCCCTGAGGTCTATGAGCCTTTTGAAAAGGAGCATAATGTCAAGATCGTCGTCGATTCAGGAAATAATGCAGATCGATTGAATAAGGTACGCCAAGCAAATAGTGACGTGGATGTCATCTATTTATCCGATTATTATGCACAGCAGGGGATCGATGAAGGGTTATTCGAAAAAATCGATGCTGCAAAGGTTCCGAACATGAAACAGATCTACGACCAAGCGAAGGCCCCGAATGGCGCCGACTATGGTCCGGCCTATACGATTGCCCAATTTGGGATTGCCTATAATCCCGATGAAGTGAATGCACCGATTTCCTCGTGGAAAGATCTTTGGAGCAAGGATTTGAAAGGGAAAATCACGATTCCATCCATCACTTCAACGACTGGCCCGATGTTTTTGGATGCGGCTTCGAAAGTAAGCGGAAGTAAGGAATTCAATGAAGATAAGGCCTTTGCCCAAATGAAAAAGATCATGCCGAATGCGGTAAAAGAGTACGGGCAAACATCCGAGTTCGTCAACATGTTCTCGCAAGGGGAAATCGCGGCTGGCCCGATCATGGAAATGTATTTCGGTGATTTACAGGAAGCCGTCCCGAATGCGAAGTTCATTGCTCCGAAAGAAGGCGGATACGCGGTCATGAATACGGTGAATATCGTAAAAGCCAGCGATCAAAAAGAATTGGCTGAAGAGTTCATGAATTACATCTTAAGCAAGGAAGTACAGGAAAAATCAGCGAAGGCGAAAATCGACTCTCCTGTCAATACGGAAGTGAAGCTGTCTGAAAAAGAGGCGAAAGGCTTAACATATGGTGAAGACGTCATTAACAGCCTGCGTGTCCTGGACATGAAGTTCGTTAATGAAAACTCGAAACAATGGATCGATCGTTGGAATCGTGAGCTTGCACACTAA
- a CDS encoding maltose/glucose-specific PTS transporter subunit IIC, translating into MKKAFEKAQQFGKSFMLPIAVLPAAGLLLGIGGALSNPNTVEAYPFLDFAWLQAIFTIMSSAGNIVFANLPVIFAVGVAVGLARSDKGTAALAAMIGYFVMNSSINALLQITGELAKDNLAGAGQGMAVGIQTLETGVFGGIIVGITAAFLHNKYNKIQLPQVLGFFGGSRFIPIIVSFASILVGALLFVVWPYFQLFINQLGALVTSTGTIGTFFYGFILRMLGPLGLHHIFYLPFWQTALGGTMEIKGQLVSGTQNIFFAQLADPTTTKYYEGVSRFMSGRFITMMFGLPGAALAIYHCAKPKNKKVVAGLLLSAALTSFLTGITEPLEFSFLFVAPILYVFHAIFDGLAFMMADIFNITIGQTFSGGFIDFTLFGILQGISKTNWIYVLVVGIPWFFLYYFTFKFLIKRKNLKVVGREEEEQAVSQQVAASERTETIVEGLGGQENIEIVDCCATRLRVTVKDEALVKEDVIKQTGSKGVVKQGKGIQIVYGPQVTIIKNEVEEYLGH; encoded by the coding sequence ATGAAGAAAGCTTTTGAGAAAGCGCAGCAGTTCGGTAAATCTTTTATGCTCCCGATTGCCGTTTTACCAGCGGCCGGATTATTGCTGGGAATCGGCGGTGCTCTTTCCAATCCTAATACAGTTGAGGCTTATCCATTTTTGGATTTTGCCTGGTTGCAGGCTATATTCACGATCATGAGCTCTGCAGGCAATATCGTTTTCGCCAACTTGCCTGTCATCTTTGCCGTCGGCGTCGCCGTAGGCTTAGCGCGTTCGGATAAAGGGACCGCTGCCCTGGCAGCCATGATCGGCTACTTCGTGATGAATAGCTCGATCAATGCACTGCTTCAAATAACCGGGGAGCTTGCCAAGGATAATTTGGCTGGTGCCGGACAGGGAATGGCTGTTGGGATCCAGACACTGGAGACTGGGGTGTTCGGCGGTATCATAGTTGGTATCACCGCGGCATTTTTGCATAATAAATATAATAAAATTCAGCTTCCACAAGTATTGGGATTCTTCGGGGGCTCCCGTTTCATCCCCATCATCGTTTCATTCGCATCCATCCTGGTCGGAGCCTTATTGTTTGTCGTATGGCCTTACTTCCAGCTTTTCATTAACCAGCTTGGTGCACTGGTAACGAGCACAGGAACGATTGGAACCTTCTTCTACGGATTCATTTTGCGCATGCTTGGGCCGTTAGGGCTTCACCATATCTTCTATCTCCCTTTCTGGCAAACTGCTTTAGGCGGAACGATGGAGATCAAAGGCCAGCTTGTAAGCGGAACGCAGAATATCTTCTTCGCCCAATTGGCCGATCCAACTACGACCAAGTACTATGAAGGGGTATCACGGTTCATGTCAGGACGGTTCATCACGATGATGTTTGGTTTGCCTGGAGCGGCATTGGCCATCTATCATTGTGCTAAACCAAAAAACAAGAAGGTAGTGGCCGGTTTGCTTCTTTCAGCAGCCTTAACGTCCTTCTTAACGGGCATTACCGAGCCGTTGGAGTTCAGTTTCTTATTCGTCGCTCCGATCCTTTATGTATTTCATGCCATATTCGACGGCTTGGCGTTCATGATGGCAGATATATTCAATATCACGATCGGTCAAACCTTCTCTGGAGGCTTTATCGATTTCACCTTATTCGGGATACTCCAGGGGATCAGTAAAACTAATTGGATTTATGTCCTAGTAGTGGGCATTCCATGGTTCTTCCTTTACTACTTCACGTTCAAGTTCTTGATCAAGAGAAAGAACTTAAAAGTGGTTGGCCGTGAAGAGGAGGAACAAGCCGTCTCGCAACAAGTGGCGGCATCGGAAAGAACCGAGACCATTGTCGAGGGCTTGGGCGGACAGGAAAATATCGAGATCGTCGATTGCTGTGCAACTCGCTTGCGCGTCACGGTAAAGGATGAAGCTTTGGTAAAAGAAGACGTCATCAAACAAACCGGTTCCAAGGGCGTCGTCAAACAAGGAAAAGGCATTCAAATCGTTTACGGACCACAAGTAACGATCATCAAAAATGAAGTGGAAGAGTATTTGGGCCACTAA
- a CDS encoding N-acetylmannosamine-6-phosphate 2-epimerase, whose amino-acid sequence MQNVLDTIHKGLIVSCQALENEPLHSSFIMGRMAVAAKEGGAKCIRANSVADIIEIKKNVDLPVIGIIKQVYGQNDVYITPTMTEIDALMETKAEIIATDATARVRPDGKTLKQFYDEIRAKYPDVLLMADVSSKEEAIYADQLGFDIVAPTLYGYTNETSGQKIYHDNYAVLKEIVSAVKKAKVIAEGNVITPEIARSVLDMNVHAVVVGGAITRPQQITKRFVDAIQ is encoded by the coding sequence ATGCAAAATGTGCTGGATACCATTCATAAGGGATTGATCGTGTCTTGTCAGGCATTGGAGAATGAGCCGCTGCACAGTTCTTTCATCATGGGGCGCATGGCTGTCGCCGCAAAGGAAGGCGGTGCGAAATGCATTCGCGCTAACTCTGTAGCCGATATAATCGAGATCAAGAAAAATGTCGACCTGCCAGTCATCGGGATCATTAAACAGGTCTATGGACAAAACGATGTCTATATCACCCCTACCATGACGGAAATCGATGCATTGATGGAAACGAAAGCAGAAATCATTGCGACCGATGCGACTGCGCGTGTACGGCCGGACGGCAAAACGTTAAAGCAGTTTTACGATGAAATACGGGCAAAATATCCAGATGTTTTGCTCATGGCCGATGTATCCTCCAAAGAGGAGGCCATATACGCCGACCAATTAGGATTCGACATTGTCGCGCCTACTTTATACGGCTATACAAACGAAACGAGCGGCCAGAAAATTTATCACGACAACTATGCTGTGCTGAAGGAAATCGTAAGCGCCGTGAAAAAGGCAAAAGTCATCGCTGAAGGGAATGTCATTACCCCGGAAATCGCGCGTTCCGTATTGGATATGAACGTACATGCAGTAGTAGTCGGGGGCGCCATCACCAGGCCCCAGCAAATCACTAAAAGATTCGTCGATGCGATTCAATGA